A single window of uncultured Methanospirillum sp. DNA harbors:
- a CDS encoding ABC transporter permease, which translates to MKQIAYYFWRDLIRWTRSRASVVSSLVMPAAWLIFVGLALPIRFTDNYLEFITPGILVMTVYMTSLQGGALILFDKILGYFNKFLALPAPRETLLLGKIFFVTFRGLVQATIILILAIILGAKPLSPAGLAQTYLLLFLLGMLFSCLASTIALYLGDHDSYAAVNSMISMPLFFTSSALMPYDKMPSWLSIPAHLNPLSFAIDGIRGAEVGAFPLLQIGGLSVALCVVLTVSVFLFRRITV; encoded by the coding sequence ATGAAGCAGATCGCATACTACTTCTGGCGTGACCTGATCCGCTGGACCCGGAGCAGGGCATCAGTTGTCTCATCCCTGGTGATGCCTGCTGCCTGGCTCATCTTTGTCGGTCTTGCCCTGCCAATCAGGTTTACAGACAATTATCTGGAGTTCATCACCCCAGGTATCCTGGTCATGACCGTGTACATGACATCGCTGCAGGGTGGAGCCCTCATCCTCTTTGACAAGATCCTCGGGTACTTCAACAAGTTCCTTGCTCTTCCTGCTCCGAGAGAGACCCTGCTTCTGGGAAAGATCTTCTTTGTCACCTTCAGGGGTCTTGTACAGGCGACGATCATCCTGATCCTTGCGATCATCCTCGGTGCAAAACCGCTCTCCCCGGCCGGGCTTGCACAGACGTACCTGCTCCTCTTCCTCCTCGGAATGCTCTTCTCCTGCCTCGCCAGCACGATTGCACTCTACCTCGGGGATCACGACAGTTATGCAGCAGTCAACTCGATGATCAGCATGCCCCTCTTCTTCACCTCAAGTGCCCTGATGCCCTATGACAAGATGCCCTCCTGGCTCAGTATCCCTGCACATCTCAACCCGCTCAGTTTTGCGATCGACGGGATCAGGGGTGCAGAGGTAGGAGCCTTCCCATTGCTGCAGATAGGTGGCCTTTCTGTTGCCCTTTGCGTTGTGCTTACAGTATCTGTCTTTCTCTTCAGGCGGATAACTGTCTAG
- a CDS encoding ATP-binding cassette domain-containing protein, which yields MRPVIEIEGLSRSFGDLCAVDNLNLSIGTEIFGLLGPNGSGKTTTVLMLTTLLRPTSGTASIHGHSCITEPMQVRKHISYVPQEMAVDIKLTGRENVWFFAKMYGVPRPHDRVDEVLGILNLTDRADDLVRTYSGGMRRRLELAQALVHEPDVLFLDEPTIGLDVSARRNIWEHITRLRRDGMTVFVTTHYMDEADHACDRVGIIDQGRLVAVDTPAALRHQSAPDVILVRISGTYHPISGDFFTPLGRDGEVWMFATEDGLVALPQLKDLLEKAGNTIGGVSLRSATLDDVFLQRITTRKEPEGFDERKFRTMLRRR from the coding sequence ATGAGACCGGTAATAGAGATCGAAGGGCTCTCACGGAGTTTTGGTGATCTCTGTGCTGTCGATAACCTGAATCTCTCCATCGGTACCGAAATATTTGGCCTGCTCGGCCCGAACGGGTCAGGAAAAACAACAACGGTTCTGATGCTTACAACCCTCCTGCGGCCGACATCAGGAACCGCATCTATTCACGGTCACTCCTGTATTACAGAGCCCATGCAGGTCAGGAAACATATATCGTATGTTCCCCAGGAGATGGCAGTCGATATTAAACTCACAGGCAGGGAGAATGTCTGGTTCTTTGCAAAGATGTATGGCGTTCCAAGGCCTCATGATCGGGTCGATGAGGTGCTGGGAATCCTGAACCTGACCGACCGGGCTGATGATCTGGTCAGGACCTACTCGGGCGGGATGAGACGGAGGCTTGAACTCGCCCAGGCACTTGTACACGAACCTGATGTGCTCTTTCTGGACGAGCCGACCATTGGTCTCGATGTCTCTGCACGAAGGAACATCTGGGAGCATATCACCCGGCTCCGCAGGGACGGTATGACGGTCTTTGTCACAACCCATTACATGGATGAGGCCGACCATGCATGTGACAGGGTTGGCATCATCGATCAGGGACGGCTGGTAGCGGTAGACACACCCGCTGCACTCAGGCATCAGTCAGCACCAGATGTCATCTTGGTCAGAATTTCCGGAACGTATCACCCGATTTCAGGAGATTTTTTCACCCCCCTTGGCAGGGACGGCGAGGTCTGGATGTTTGCAACCGAAGATGGTTTGGTTGCTCTCCCCCAACTCAAGGATCTGCTTGAGAAAGCAGGAAACACCATCGGGGGTGTCTCACTCCGCTCTGCGACACTCGATGATGTTTTTCTCCAGCGGATCACAACACGGAAAGAGCCTGAAGGGTTTGACGAACGAAAGTTCAGAACCATGCTCAGGAGACGGTGA
- the cbiQ gene encoding cobalt ECF transporter T component CbiQ: MLENLLDSVAQESAFRHINPATKLLLALGSLILCLISQTPLVPIFSGVVLSLVLIFPAQISPSFYGKLLAGPAVFTGISVAILLFLTGGGETIWSFSPMPGVLLTISEGGIHQAVLILSRVFGCSISLFFLILTTPMTDLFSCMKKARVPVELIDLMMIIYRYIFIIYDLAAEIWLSQVMRLGYRRPVESVRSFSMLCGTLFISSWNAGEDLIHAMDCRCYSGVFPTLEEAEPIRFISLSPVLGYLGILAGLLMITHF, encoded by the coding sequence ATGCTTGAGAACTTACTCGATAGTGTGGCGCAGGAGAGTGCATTCAGGCACATCAACCCTGCGACAAAACTCCTCCTTGCCCTTGGCTCCCTCATACTCTGCCTGATATCACAGACACCGCTGGTGCCTATCTTCTCAGGGGTTGTTCTCAGCCTTGTTCTCATTTTTCCTGCACAAATATCCCCGTCGTTCTATGGAAAACTCCTGGCAGGTCCTGCCGTATTCACTGGCATCAGCGTGGCAATCCTCCTGTTTCTGACCGGCGGAGGTGAAACGATCTGGAGTTTCAGCCCTATGCCGGGAGTCCTTCTTACCATCTCAGAGGGCGGCATACACCAGGCGGTCCTGATCCTCTCCCGGGTGTTCGGATGCTCGATCTCTCTCTTCTTCCTGATTCTGACAACCCCGATGACCGACCTCTTCAGCTGTATGAAAAAAGCACGAGTCCCGGTGGAACTGATCGACCTGATGATGATCATCTACCGGTACATCTTCATCATTTATGATCTGGCAGCAGAGATCTGGCTTTCCCAGGTGATGCGTCTCGGGTACCGAAGACCAGTAGAGTCTGTCCGCTCCTTCTCCATGCTCTGCGGAACCCTTTTCATCTCAAGTTGGAACGCAGGCGAGGATCTGATTCATGCCATGGACTGCCGGTGTTACAGCGGAGTATTTCCCACACTGGAAGAGGCAGAGCCGATCAGGTTCATCTCACTCTCACCTGTACTCGGATACCTCGGGATCCTGGCAGGCCTCCTGATGATCACTCACTTCTGA
- a CDS encoding energy-coupling factor ABC transporter substrate-binding protein, which yields MVKENVQETELTTQRGGLIRDHKLEIITLLAVLGFIMLFLAVSSDGEHTFRGSDDLGSEKIAELTGRPVESFSPLIPQYTPPSGEIEATLFALQAAGGGIILGLIIGYWIGQRRTRQDP from the coding sequence ATGGTGAAGGAGAATGTACAGGAAACTGAGCTGACCACCCAAAGGGGAGGACTGATCAGAGACCACAAACTTGAGATCATAACTCTGCTGGCTGTACTTGGGTTCATCATGCTCTTCCTGGCCGTGAGTTCAGATGGGGAACATACGTTCAGGGGATCAGACGATCTCGGATCAGAGAAGATCGCAGAACTTACCGGAAGGCCTGTTGAATCGTTCTCCCCTTTGATCCCCCAGTATACACCTCCCAGCGGAGAGATTGAAGCGACACTCTTTGCACTTCAGGCCGCTGGTGGCGGGATCATCCTTGGCCTGATCATCGGATACTGGATAGGGCAGAGAAGAACCAGACAGGACCCCTGA
- a CDS encoding helix-turn-helix domain-containing protein has product MDVVRQVLEAMAKTGDAVTARHISRKTGLAPSTLIGVMMGMINQRYITEVIPESGSEQPARCSCACCTSDQEKTSSLDRRIYQITPRGRTYLQNWEGKIR; this is encoded by the coding sequence ATGGATGTGGTCAGGCAGGTTCTTGAAGCGATGGCTAAAACAGGAGATGCGGTGACGGCTCGGCACATATCACGCAAGACCGGTCTTGCACCCTCAACGCTCATCGGCGTTATGATGGGGATGATAAACCAGCGATACATCACTGAGGTCATTCCTGAAAGTGGGAGTGAGCAGCCTGCACGGTGTTCCTGTGCCTGTTGTACCAGCGACCAGGAAAAGACGAGTTCCCTAGACAGGCGAATCTATCAGATCACTCCTCGGGGGAGGACATACCTGCAGAACTGGGAGGGAAAGATCCGTTAG
- a CDS encoding MBL fold metallo-hydrolase has translation MRVEQIAERGRLLTFDDGISLYLITGTHVHLLCDTHLGPVSMNEVCEILPISPACHRLLIFNSHSDWDHIWGNSVFKDHLIIGHESCHQRMLQRGTFDLAQNATQMRGDVVLTPPNLTFSDRLTLEDEGIVFSYAPGHTVDSSVCYDTVDKVLYLGDLVEDPIPYLDAYDLDQYIDTLTSLLEHQARILVSAHSGLVTRDLIRKNIAYIRAIRDGVPVDPVRFGSYGPVHRWNLNMRIVHQVARQLDSERSMSLLLLLELAGDLHEQDPEQFRSYLVEIVNRSI, from the coding sequence ATGAGAGTTGAGCAGATCGCAGAGCGGGGGCGTCTTCTGACCTTTGATGATGGTATCTCTCTGTACCTGATCACTGGCACCCATGTTCATCTGCTCTGTGACACTCATCTCGGTCCGGTCTCCATGAACGAGGTCTGTGAGATCCTGCCAATTAGTCCTGCATGCCACAGGCTACTCATCTTCAACTCGCACTCCGACTGGGATCACATCTGGGGAAACTCCGTATTCAAGGACCACCTCATCATCGGTCATGAGTCCTGTCATCAGCGGATGCTGCAGCGGGGTACATTTGATCTGGCGCAAAATGCCACACAAATGAGGGGAGATGTTGTGCTCACACCTCCGAACCTGACCTTTTCAGATCGGCTCACTCTCGAGGATGAGGGGATCGTGTTCAGTTATGCCCCCGGGCATACCGTTGATTCGTCGGTATGTTATGATACGGTCGACAAGGTTCTCTACCTCGGCGACCTTGTTGAGGATCCGATCCCCTATCTCGATGCCTATGATCTTGATCAATACATCGATACACTCACATCGCTCCTTGAGCATCAGGCAAGGATCCTGGTCTCTGCCCATTCAGGTCTGGTAACAAGGGATCTGATCAGGAAGAATATCGCATACATCAGGGCGATAAGAGATGGTGTTCCAGTGGATCCTGTCAGGTTCGGATCATACGGACCGGTTCACCGGTGGAACCTGAATATGCGAATCGTGCATCAGGTTGCACGGCAGCTGGATTCAGAGAGGAGCATGTCACTTCTACTGCTTCTGGAACTGGCTGGTGATCTTCATGAGCAGGATCCGGAACAGTTCAGATCCTACCTTGTGGAAATTGTAAACCGATCGATTTAA
- the preA gene encoding NAD-dependent dihydropyrimidine dehydrogenase subunit PreA has product MPGILQTRLGSLTLPNPFILASGPPTASGEMIRRSFQAGWGGAVIKTIHPDGMEIRDLSPRFAAWKGPKGELLGFENVELLSKRTVSYWESEIRSIKQDFPENLLIASIMGDTDPATWQDLAVRVENAGCDAIELNVSCPHGMPEAGVGAAIGQNPDMVRNLTRIVSEVVGIPVYVKLTPNITDICTSARAAAEGGADGISAINTVQCILGIDLETLTPVPSINGSSTAGGYSGPAIRPIGLKMVSEIARTVSLPIMGIGGIGRWQDAVEYILLGASAVQVCTAVMWNGYGIIRAMNRGMAEYLTQKGYNSPDDIRGAALSRIEPHQVISRTIRIQPVPPEPGVCSRCGRCITACKDGGYDALILKPDGLTVDESRCDGCGLCLLVCSTGTITSRILSR; this is encoded by the coding sequence ATGCCCGGGATTCTACAGACAAGACTCGGATCACTCACCCTGCCAAACCCGTTTATCCTGGCATCAGGTCCGCCTACAGCTTCAGGCGAAATGATCAGGAGATCTTTTCAGGCAGGATGGGGAGGAGCAGTCATCAAGACCATTCATCCTGACGGAATGGAGATCAGGGATCTCTCGCCACGCTTTGCTGCTTGGAAGGGACCAAAAGGAGAACTTCTCGGGTTTGAGAATGTGGAACTGCTCAGCAAGCGAACGGTCTCCTACTGGGAGAGCGAGATCAGAAGTATCAAGCAGGACTTTCCAGAGAATCTGCTCATAGCAAGCATCATGGGGGATACTGATCCTGCAACGTGGCAGGATCTTGCTGTGCGGGTAGAAAATGCAGGATGTGACGCCATAGAACTGAACGTCTCCTGCCCACACGGGATGCCGGAGGCAGGAGTCGGGGCAGCGATAGGACAAAACCCGGACATGGTCAGGAACCTGACCCGGATTGTATCAGAGGTTGTCGGGATTCCGGTGTATGTCAAGCTCACACCAAACATCACAGATATCTGCACTTCAGCAAGGGCAGCTGCGGAGGGAGGAGCGGATGGGATATCTGCGATCAACACAGTTCAGTGCATCCTTGGCATAGACCTTGAGACCTTGACACCGGTACCATCAATCAATGGATCTTCCACAGCAGGTGGATACTCAGGACCTGCAATCAGACCGATCGGGCTGAAGATGGTATCAGAGATAGCCCGTACTGTTTCCCTGCCGATCATGGGGATCGGAGGGATCGGCAGATGGCAGGATGCAGTTGAATACATTCTCCTCGGTGCTTCAGCAGTGCAGGTCTGTACTGCAGTGATGTGGAATGGATATGGTATAATCAGGGCCATGAACAGAGGGATGGCAGAGTACCTGACCCAGAAAGGATACAATTCACCGGATGATATCCGTGGGGCAGCTCTCAGCAGGATAGAGCCCCATCAGGTGATCAGCAGAACCATCAGAATACAGCCCGTTCCTCCTGAACCCGGAGTCTGTTCACGATGCGGGCGATGTATCACTGCCTGCAAGGATGGAGGGTATGATGCACTCATATTAAAACCTGATGGCCTGACTGTTGACGAGTCACGATGCGACGGATGCGGACTCTGCCTGCTAGTATGCAGCACAGGTACCATCACTTCCAGGATCCTCTCCAGATAA
- a CDS encoding GNAT family N-acetyltransferase, giving the protein MTDTILIRTMRPDEIHIPITWAREQGWNPGIHDAIAHYAVDPEGWFCAEKDGEIIGVVVGTNYDSSFSFGGFYIVKEPYQDHGVGWKLCERMYEHVGDRNFGIDGVYEMQDKYASRNGLKFAYRNIRWQGTASGKESSRLVSAEDVPFDLLFAYDTAHFPAERRSFLEHWIRQPEGSALALMDGGRVTGYGVIRRCFDGYKIGPIFADSPAIAEELFDGLTAPVPGETIFFDTPEPNREAVRMAESRKMVEVFGTARMYSKHLPSLPLNEIFGVTTFELG; this is encoded by the coding sequence ATGACTGATACTATTCTGATACGCACGATGAGACCTGATGAGATCCACATCCCCATTACCTGGGCCAGAGAGCAGGGGTGGAATCCTGGAATCCATGATGCTATTGCTCATTACGCCGTGGATCCGGAAGGGTGGTTCTGTGCTGAAAAGGATGGTGAGATTATCGGTGTTGTGGTCGGAACGAATTATGACTCTTCCTTCTCGTTCGGAGGGTTCTACATCGTTAAAGAACCATACCAGGATCACGGAGTCGGCTGGAAACTCTGCGAGCGTATGTATGAGCATGTCGGTGACCGCAACTTCGGTATCGATGGTGTATATGAGATGCAGGACAAGTATGCCTCCCGGAATGGGCTGAAGTTTGCGTACCGGAACATCAGGTGGCAGGGCACAGCATCCGGGAAGGAGTCATCCCGCCTTGTGTCTGCTGAAGATGTCCCGTTTGATCTCCTCTTTGCCTATGACACTGCTCACTTTCCTGCCGAACGCCGGTCGTTTCTCGAGCACTGGATACGCCAGCCTGAAGGTTCAGCCCTTGCCCTGATGGACGGGGGGCGGGTCACCGGGTACGGGGTTATCAGAAGGTGTTTTGACGGATACAAGATCGGTCCGATATTTGCAGATTCTCCGGCGATTGCAGAAGAATTATTTGATGGTCTCACTGCCCCGGTTCCTGGTGAAACCATATTCTTTGACACCCCGGAGCCGAACAGAGAAGCAGTCAGGATGGCAGAGAGCAGGAAGATGGTTGAGGTCTTCGGGACAGCCAGGATGTACTCGAAGCATCTGCCATCCCTTCCCCTAAACGAGATATTCGGGGTGACAACCTTTGAGTTAGGGTAA
- a CDS encoding ATP-binding protein, giving the protein MDLIPVLSVTTRHWFENISILIMLILLYNFIPSRIYRNKTVTFSLLVGVLFSVAAAMGILVPWTGTTHPVIGLNGVLIPLAGYVGGPISAGIITGFLIIYRILFEGGMSYTPDLVIAIIAAIFGCLFYESRRRKIISLPPVLEIFILALLFAGITVSVLTLFPQAGDHPDGPLYLGDTGIVIFFGLFLLGFTIVQIDRKRANEENLIRYQEHLESMVQDRTAELTEINAFTQATIDSTADGIVVIDLTGKVKGYNRTAREMLDIRSPAETKEVDLDIIRLIHYHLVEPDSFEDSLFQTPSGDDSVITTELTSRSGNIYDLSITPYQVHGEVKGRVLNFHDITEKKHGEEMLISMNQKLHLLSGISRHDILNQISALKLYVYLLQHDPAESEVPEYFNRMNRTLKLMQQHTESSGEYEDLGIHQPSWQNPGAVFLKAATSFTMQGIRFSASDIRYEILSDPLLERVFYNLIDNSIRHGGKVTTITLSTECNDGVLLLIYKDDGVGIDPGEKEVIFTKGFGRHTGFGMFLIQEILSITQIAICENGVPGLGVRFEMNVPSHSFRQVQDTEKEKSG; this is encoded by the coding sequence GTGGATCTCATCCCAGTCTTATCTGTTACCACCCGACACTGGTTTGAGAATATCAGTATCCTGATAATGCTCATTCTACTCTATAATTTTATTCCCTCCCGGATTTACCGTAATAAAACTGTAACTTTTTCTCTCTTGGTCGGTGTGTTATTCAGCGTTGCGGCAGCGATGGGGATCCTTGTTCCCTGGACCGGCACGACTCATCCGGTGATCGGATTGAATGGTGTTCTCATTCCCCTTGCCGGATACGTGGGTGGACCGATCTCTGCAGGCATCATCACCGGTTTCCTCATCATCTACAGGATTCTGTTTGAAGGCGGCATGAGTTACACCCCGGATCTCGTCATCGCCATCATCGCAGCCATCTTCGGGTGCCTCTTCTATGAATCACGTAGAAGGAAGATCATAAGCCTCCCCCCGGTTCTGGAGATATTCATATTGGCCCTGCTTTTTGCAGGGATTACCGTCTCTGTACTCACCCTGTTTCCCCAGGCCGGGGATCACCCTGATGGCCCTCTTTATCTGGGTGATACCGGGATTGTCATCTTCTTCGGGCTCTTTCTTCTTGGATTCACAATCGTCCAGATCGATAGAAAGAGGGCAAATGAAGAGAACCTGATCAGGTATCAGGAGCACCTGGAGAGCATGGTTCAGGATCGGACAGCCGAACTGACCGAGATCAATGCATTCACCCAGGCAACCATAGACTCTACTGCTGATGGCATTGTGGTCATCGATCTTACCGGAAAGGTCAAGGGATACAACCGTACTGCGAGAGAGATGCTTGATATCAGGTCTCCAGCCGAAACGAAAGAGGTTGATCTCGATATCATCCGTCTTATCCACTATCACCTGGTTGAACCTGATTCTTTCGAAGATTCTCTCTTTCAGACACCCTCTGGAGACGACAGTGTAATCACAACCGAACTCACATCCCGTTCTGGAAATATCTATGATCTCTCCATTACCCCATACCAGGTACATGGGGAGGTGAAGGGCAGGGTTCTTAATTTTCATGATATCACTGAAAAGAAGCACGGCGAAGAGATGCTCATCAGTATGAATCAAAAACTGCATCTTCTCTCCGGGATCTCGAGGCATGACATTCTGAACCAGATCTCTGCCCTGAAACTGTATGTGTACCTTCTCCAGCATGATCCTGCAGAATCAGAGGTGCCTGAGTACTTTAACCGGATGAACCGGACCCTGAAGTTGATGCAGCAACATACCGAATCATCAGGAGAGTATGAAGATCTCGGCATTCACCAGCCGTCATGGCAGAACCCCGGTGCAGTATTTCTGAAGGCAGCAACTTCGTTTACAATGCAGGGGATCAGGTTTTCTGCATCTGATATCAGGTACGAGATCCTCTCTGATCCCCTTCTGGAGCGGGTCTTCTACAACCTCATCGACAATTCAATCCGGCATGGTGGTAAGGTTACAACCATCACCCTCTCAACAGAGTGCAATGATGGTGTTCTGCTCCTTATCTACAAGGACGACGGGGTGGGAATTGATCCTGGGGAGAAAGAGGTCATATTTACAAAAGGTTTCGGAAGGCATACCGGTTTTGGCATGTTCCTGATCCAGGAGATCCTATCGATCACACAGATAGCGATATGTGAAAACGGGGTCCCGGGATTAGGGGTGAGGTTTGAGATGAATGTTCCTTCCCATTCCTTCAGACAGGTTCAGGACACGGAAAAAGAGAAGTCTGGTTAG